Proteins encoded in a region of the Streptomyces sp. NBC_01471 genome:
- a CDS encoding 3-hydroxyacyl-CoA dehydrogenase family protein, whose protein sequence is MARKLAVIGAGLMGSGIAQVSAQAGWDVVLRDVTDAAVTRGTDAIKASYARFVAKGKLEAADADAALARITTTTDLDAVADADIVVEAVFEKLEVKHEIFRALDKLVREDTVLASNTSAIPITKIAAVTERPERVVGAHFFSPVPMMRLCELVRGYKTSDETLATAREFAESVGKTCIVVNRDVAGFVTTRLISALVVEAAKLYESGVATAEDIDIACKLGFGHAMGPLATADLTGVDILLHATGNIYTESQDEKFAPPELMRRMVDAGDIGRKSGQGFYKH, encoded by the coding sequence TTGGCCAGGAAGCTCGCTGTCATCGGAGCCGGACTCATGGGTTCCGGAATCGCGCAGGTGTCGGCCCAGGCCGGCTGGGACGTGGTTCTGCGCGATGTCACCGATGCGGCCGTGACCCGCGGCACCGATGCCATCAAGGCGTCCTACGCGCGGTTCGTCGCGAAGGGCAAGCTGGAGGCGGCCGACGCCGATGCGGCGCTCGCGCGGATCACCACGACGACCGATCTGGACGCGGTCGCCGACGCGGACATCGTCGTGGAGGCGGTGTTCGAGAAGCTTGAGGTCAAGCACGAGATCTTCCGCGCGCTGGACAAGCTGGTCCGGGAGGACACGGTCCTCGCCTCCAACACCTCGGCGATCCCGATCACCAAGATCGCGGCGGTGACGGAGCGCCCGGAGCGGGTCGTCGGCGCGCACTTCTTCTCGCCCGTTCCGATGATGCGGCTGTGCGAGCTGGTCCGCGGCTACAAGACGAGCGACGAAACCCTCGCCACCGCAAGGGAGTTCGCCGAGTCGGTCGGAAAGACCTGCATCGTCGTCAACCGGGACGTGGCCGGTTTCGTCACCACCCGGCTCATCTCCGCGCTCGTCGTCGAGGCGGCCAAGCTGTACGAGTCGGGCGTGGCCACCGCCGAGGACATCGACATCGCCTGCAAGCTCGGGTTCGGGCACGCCATGGGTCCGCTGGCCACCGCGGATCTGACCGGTGTCGACATCCTGCTGCACGCGACGGGCAACATCTACACCGAATCCCAGGACGAGAAGTTCGCTCCGCCGGAGCTGATGCGCCGAATGGTCGACGCGGGTGACATCGGTCGTAAGAGCGGGCAGGGGTTCTACAAGCACTGA
- a CDS encoding TetR/AcrR family transcriptional regulator has protein sequence MAEGLRERKKRRTRQYISDVATGLFLERGFDEVTVAEVAEAAEVAVNTVYNYFPAKEDLFLDRSKGVVDRLTRYVRGRDQGESAAGAVLRELRDQVQAVSPTVGLLDGYDRFMRVVQNAHTLRSRMWHIQQQSLANVEAALREETGATGSDTLPTLVAGQLAWIQSTLMAWIGEEMIAGHAPDEVSRRALDLLDDMEEVLGEKVLNYAVRA, from the coding sequence ATGGCTGAGGGGCTCAGGGAGCGTAAGAAGCGCCGGACCAGGCAGTACATCTCCGATGTGGCGACCGGGCTGTTCCTGGAGCGCGGCTTCGACGAGGTGACCGTCGCGGAGGTCGCCGAGGCGGCGGAGGTCGCCGTCAACACGGTGTACAACTACTTCCCGGCGAAGGAGGACCTGTTCCTCGACCGCAGCAAGGGCGTGGTGGACCGGCTCACGCGCTATGTGCGCGGCCGGGACCAGGGGGAGTCGGCGGCGGGTGCGGTCCTGCGTGAACTGCGCGACCAGGTGCAGGCGGTCTCGCCCACCGTCGGGCTCCTCGACGGCTACGACCGCTTCATGCGCGTCGTGCAGAACGCGCACACCCTGCGCTCCCGGATGTGGCACATCCAGCAGCAGTCGCTGGCGAATGTGGAGGCGGCGCTGCGGGAGGAGACCGGTGCGACCGGGTCCGACACGCTTCCGACCCTGGTGGCCGGTCAGCTCGCCTGGATCCAGTCGACGCTGATGGCGTGGATCGGCGAGGAGATGATCGCCGGGCACGCGCCGGACGAAGTCTCCCGGCGGGCCCTGGATCTTCTGGACGACATGGAAGAGGTCCTGGGGGAGAAAGTGCTCAACTACGCGGTAAGGGCCTGA
- a CDS encoding ABC transporter ATP-binding protein, protein MPIISTSGLARTFTTKAGPVEAVHGIDLTVRAGEILGFLGPNGAGKTTTLRMLTTLLAPSAGAATVAGCDLVRDPAGVRRKIGYVAQAGGVDPQMSVREELVTQGRLYRLGRARAGERADELASELALTALLDRKCATLSGGQRRRLDIAMGLTHRPEVLFLDEPTTGLDPGSRADLWELVRGLRDEHGTTVVLTTHYLDEADALADRLVVMDEGTVVADGTPGALKLRYTGSIDATLQDAFLAITGRTAAPAETSPVAV, encoded by the coding sequence ATGCCAATCATCAGTACGTCCGGGCTGGCCCGGACCTTCACCACCAAGGCCGGTCCGGTCGAAGCCGTACACGGGATCGACCTGACCGTCCGGGCCGGCGAGATCCTGGGCTTCCTGGGACCCAACGGCGCGGGCAAGACCACCACGCTGCGGATGCTCACCACCCTGCTGGCACCCAGCGCGGGGGCGGCCACGGTCGCGGGCTGCGACCTGGTGCGGGACCCGGCGGGCGTCCGCCGGAAGATCGGTTACGTCGCCCAGGCGGGCGGCGTCGACCCCCAGATGTCCGTACGCGAGGAGCTCGTCACCCAGGGCCGCCTGTACCGGCTGGGCCGGGCGCGGGCCGGCGAACGCGCCGACGAGCTGGCGTCCGAACTGGCCCTGACCGCGCTGCTCGACCGCAAGTGCGCCACCCTCTCCGGTGGCCAGCGGCGGCGCCTGGACATCGCGATGGGCCTCACCCACCGGCCCGAGGTGCTCTTCCTCGACGAGCCCACCACCGGGCTCGACCCGGGCAGCCGGGCCGATCTCTGGGAGCTGGTGCGCGGGCTGCGGGACGAGCACGGCACCACGGTCGTCCTGACCACGCACTACCTCGACGAGGCGGACGCGCTGGCCGACCGGCTGGTCGTCATGGACGAGGGCACGGTGGTGGCCGACGGAACGCCCGGCGCGCTGAAGCTCCGGTACACCGGATCCATCGACGCCACTCTCCAGGACGCCTTCCTCGCCATCACCGGCCGCACCGCAGCACCCGCCGAGACCTCCCCCGTAGCCGTGTAG
- a CDS encoding ABC transporter permease, whose translation MLMHDTALIFGRYARQTARSTFQILFGVLMPLLYLLFFGPLLTGLPLGAQGGSWQILVPGLLLQLALFGASFSGFAIIIENQTGVFERMRATPVSRLALLLGRVLRDAALFVFQSVLLVLTALVMGLRAPLGGVLIGFAFVGVLTVALASLSYALALKVSKPHEFGPVINAVTMPSMLLSGLMLPMTLAPGWLNVLSHFMPFRYLVDAVRAGYVGEYTGTAMLYGVLAAGALAAAAVTVGTRVFRRAGG comes from the coding sequence ATGCTGATGCACGACACCGCGCTGATCTTCGGCCGCTACGCCCGGCAGACGGCGCGCTCCACGTTCCAGATTCTCTTCGGCGTCCTGATGCCGCTGCTCTACCTGCTCTTCTTCGGCCCGCTGCTGACCGGTCTGCCGCTCGGTGCGCAGGGCGGCTCCTGGCAGATCCTGGTCCCCGGACTGCTGCTCCAACTCGCCCTGTTCGGAGCCTCCTTCAGCGGCTTCGCCATCATCATCGAGAACCAGACCGGGGTGTTCGAGCGGATGCGGGCGACCCCGGTCAGCCGGCTGGCGCTGCTGCTGGGCCGGGTGCTGCGGGACGCCGCGCTCTTCGTCTTCCAGTCCGTCCTGCTGGTCCTGACGGCCCTGGTGATGGGGTTGCGGGCGCCGCTGGGCGGGGTGCTGATCGGCTTCGCCTTCGTGGGCGTCCTGACGGTGGCGCTCGCCTCGCTCTCGTACGCGCTGGCCCTGAAGGTCTCCAAGCCGCACGAGTTCGGCCCGGTCATCAACGCGGTGACCATGCCGTCCATGCTGCTGTCGGGGCTGATGCTGCCGATGACGCTGGCCCCGGGCTGGCTGAACGTGCTGTCGCACTTCATGCCCTTCCGCTATCTCGTGGACGCGGTACGGGCGGGCTACGTGGGCGAGTACACCGGTACGGCAATGCTCTACGGAGTGCTCGCGGCCGGGGCCCTGGCCGCCGCGGCCGTGACGGTGGGCACACGTGTCTTCCGCAGGGCCGGCGGCTGA
- a CDS encoding cob(I)yrinic acid a,c-diamide adenosyltransferase: protein MVNLTRIYTRTGDKGTTALGDMSRTAKTDLRISAYADANEANAAIGTAVALGGLPDEVVKVLVRVQNDLFDVGADLSTPVVESPKYPPLRVEQSYVDKLEADCDRFLEDLEKLRSFILPGGTPGAALLHHACTVVRRAERSTWAAMEVHGEVMNALTATYLNRLSDLLFILARTANKEVGDVLWVPGGER, encoded by the coding sequence ATGGTCAATCTGACGCGCATCTACACCCGTACCGGCGACAAGGGCACCACCGCGCTCGGCGACATGAGCCGGACCGCCAAGACCGATCTGCGGATCTCCGCGTACGCCGACGCCAACGAGGCCAACGCGGCCATCGGTACCGCTGTCGCGCTCGGCGGTCTGCCGGACGAGGTGGTCAAGGTACTCGTCCGCGTCCAGAACGACCTGTTCGACGTGGGGGCCGACCTGTCCACGCCCGTGGTGGAGAGCCCGAAGTATCCGCCGCTGCGGGTGGAGCAGTCGTACGTCGACAAGCTGGAGGCCGACTGCGACCGCTTCCTCGAAGACCTGGAGAAGCTGCGGAGCTTCATCCTGCCGGGCGGCACTCCGGGAGCCGCGCTGCTGCACCACGCGTGCACCGTGGTGCGCAGGGCCGAGCGGTCCACCTGGGCGGCGATGGAGGTGCACGGCGAGGTGATGAACGCGCTCACCGCGACGTATCTGAACCGGCTGTCCGACCTGCTGTTCATCCTGGCCCGCACCGCGAACAAGGAGGTCGGGGACGTGCTGTGGGTGCCGGGCGGCGAACGGTAA
- a CDS encoding DUF2550 domain-containing protein: MILALLVCGLVVVLVAVGLFVFGLRRRLIQRSGGTFDCSVRWDLPEKPDVSGKGWVYGVARYSGDRIMWFRVFSYAPRPRRTLERQSIEVVSRRTPEGEEELALLSDAIVLRCSHQGVRLELAMSEDALTGFLAWLEAAPPGQRVNVA, encoded by the coding sequence ATGATCCTCGCTCTGCTTGTGTGCGGCCTGGTCGTCGTACTGGTAGCGGTGGGACTCTTCGTCTTCGGCCTGCGCCGGCGGCTGATCCAGCGTTCCGGGGGCACCTTCGACTGCAGCGTGCGCTGGGACCTTCCGGAGAAACCGGATGTATCCGGCAAGGGCTGGGTGTACGGGGTGGCCCGGTACAGCGGTGACCGCATCATGTGGTTCCGGGTCTTCTCTTACGCCCCGCGCCCGCGCCGCACTCTGGAGCGCCAGTCCATCGAAGTCGTCTCCCGGCGTACGCCGGAGGGCGAGGAGGAACTGGCGCTCCTTTCTGATGCGATCGTGCTGCGATGTTCGCACCAGGGCGTCCGGCTCGAACTCGCGATGAGCGAGGACGCACTGACCGGCTTCCTCGCCTGGCTGGAAGCGGCACCGCCGGGCCAGCGGGTCAACGTGGCTTAG
- a CDS encoding F0F1 ATP synthase subunit epsilon produces MAAELHVELVAADRSVWSGEATLVVARTTSGDIGVMPGHQPLLGVLESGPVTIRTSEGGTVVAAVHGGFLSFADNKLSLLAEIAELADEIDVQRAERALESAKSDDDSAAERRADVRLRAVTGN; encoded by the coding sequence TTGGCTGCTGAGCTGCACGTCGAGCTGGTCGCGGCGGACCGTAGTGTCTGGTCCGGCGAGGCGACACTGGTTGTCGCGCGCACCACGTCCGGCGACATCGGCGTCATGCCCGGTCACCAGCCGCTGCTCGGTGTGCTGGAATCGGGCCCGGTGACCATTCGTACGAGCGAGGGCGGGACGGTCGTTGCCGCTGTGCACGGCGGTTTCCTCTCGTTCGCCGACAACAAGCTTTCGCTGCTGGCCGAGATCGCGGAGCTGGCTGACGAGATCGATGTCCAGCGCGCCGAGCGTGCGCTGGAGAGTGCCAAGTCGGACGACGACTCTGCCGCTGAGCGGCGCGCCGATGTCCGACTGCGTGCGGTGACGGGGAACTGA
- the atpD gene encoding F0F1 ATP synthase subunit beta, producing MTTTTESAVTAAATGRVARVIGPVVDVEFPVDAMPEIYNALTVQVADPAEDGKLKTLTLEVAQHLGDGVIRAISMQPTDGLVRQAPVTDTGNGITVPVGDITKGKVFNTLGEILNKPEAESEITERWPIHRKAPAFDQLESKTKMFETGIKVIDLLTPYVTGGKIGLMGGAGVGKTVLIQEMIYRVANNHDGVSVFAGVGERTREGNDLIEEMAESGVIDKTALVFGQMDEPPGTRLRVALAGLTMAEYFRDVQKQDVLFFIDNIFRYTQAGSEVSTLLGRMPSAVGYQPNLADEMGLLQERITSTRGHSITSMQAIYIPADDLTDPAPAATFAHLDAVTVLSRPISEKGIYPAVDPLDSSSRILDPRYIAKDHYDAGMRVKGILQKYKDLQDIIAILGIDELGEEDKLVVHRARRVERFLSQNTHVAKQFTGVDGSDVPLDESITAFNAICDGDYDHFPEQAFFMCGGIEDLKANAKELGVS from the coding sequence ATGACGACGACTACCGAAAGCGCCGTGACGGCCGCCGCCACGGGCCGCGTTGCCCGGGTCATCGGCCCGGTCGTCGACGTGGAGTTCCCCGTCGACGCGATGCCGGAGATCTACAACGCCCTCACCGTCCAGGTCGCTGACCCGGCCGAGGACGGCAAGCTCAAGACGCTGACTCTCGAAGTCGCCCAGCACCTGGGTGACGGCGTGATCCGCGCGATCTCGATGCAGCCCACCGACGGCCTGGTCCGCCAGGCCCCGGTCACGGACACCGGCAACGGCATCACCGTGCCCGTCGGTGACATCACCAAGGGCAAGGTGTTCAACACCCTCGGTGAGATCCTGAACAAGCCCGAGGCCGAGTCGGAGATCACCGAGCGCTGGCCGATCCACCGCAAGGCACCGGCCTTCGACCAGCTCGAGTCGAAGACCAAGATGTTCGAGACCGGAATCAAGGTCATCGACCTTCTCACCCCGTACGTCACGGGTGGAAAGATCGGCCTGATGGGCGGTGCCGGTGTCGGCAAGACCGTTCTGATCCAGGAAATGATCTACCGCGTCGCCAACAACCACGACGGTGTGTCGGTGTTCGCGGGCGTCGGTGAGCGTACCCGTGAGGGCAACGACCTCATCGAGGAAATGGCCGAGTCCGGCGTCATCGACAAGACGGCGCTTGTCTTCGGCCAGATGGACGAGCCCCCGGGCACCCGTCTCCGTGTCGCGCTCGCCGGTCTGACCATGGCGGAGTACTTCCGCGATGTGCAGAAGCAGGACGTGCTCTTCTTCATCGACAACATCTTCCGTTACACCCAGGCCGGTTCCGAGGTCTCCACGCTGCTCGGCCGTATGCCGTCCGCCGTGGGTTACCAGCCGAACCTGGCCGACGAGATGGGTCTGCTGCAGGAGCGCATCACCTCGACGCGCGGTCACTCGATCACCTCGATGCAGGCGATCTACATCCCCGCGGACGACCTGACCGACCCGGCGCCGGCGGCCACCTTCGCCCACCTGGACGCGGTGACCGTGCTGTCGCGTCCGATCTCGGAGAAGGGCATCTACCCGGCGGTCGACCCGCTGGACTCGTCGTCCCGGATCCTGGACCCGCGTTACATCGCGAAGGACCACTACGACGCCGGTATGCGCGTCAAGGGAATCCTTCAGAAGTACAAGGACCTCCAGGACATCATCGCGATCCTCGGTATCGACGAGCTGGGCGAGGAGGACAAGCTCGTTGTCCACCGTGCCCGTCGCGTCGAGCGCTTCCTGTCGCAGAACACCCACGTCGCCAAGCAGTTCACCGGCGTGGACGGTTCGGACGTGCCGCTCGACGAGTCGATCACCGCGTTCAACGCGATCTGCGACGGGGACTACGACCACTTCCCCGAGCAGGCGTTCTTCATGTGCGGTGGCATCGAGGACCTCAAGGCCAACGCCAAGGAGCTCGGCGTCTCCTGA
- a CDS encoding F0F1 ATP synthase subunit gamma translates to MGAQLRVYKRRIRSVTATKKITKAMEMIAASRIVKAQRKVAASMPYATELTRAVTAVATGSTTNHPLTTEAESPVRAAIVLITSDRGLAGGYSSNAIKAAERLTERLRGEGKEVDTYIVGRKGVSYYGFRERKVVDSWTGFTDSPTYADAKRVAAPLIESIEKETAEGGVDELHIVFTEFVSMITQSAVDSRMLPLSLDEAAEGGTPADSAKGEILPLFDFEPSAEDVLDALLPRYVESRVYNALLQSAASEHAARRRAMKSATDNAGDLIKSLTRLANAARQAEITQEISEIVGGASALADATAGSDR, encoded by the coding sequence ATGGGAGCCCAGCTCCGGGTCTACAAGCGTCGCATCCGATCCGTCACCGCGACCAAGAAGATCACCAAGGCGATGGAGATGATCGCCGCCTCGCGCATCGTCAAGGCGCAGCGCAAGGTGGCGGCATCGATGCCGTACGCGACCGAGCTCACCCGCGCGGTGACCGCGGTGGCGACCGGCTCCACGACCAACCATCCGCTCACCACCGAGGCCGAGTCCCCGGTCCGTGCCGCGATCGTGCTCATCACGAGCGACCGCGGTCTGGCCGGCGGCTACTCCTCCAACGCCATCAAGGCCGCGGAGCGGCTCACCGAGCGGCTGCGCGGTGAGGGCAAGGAGGTCGACACGTACATCGTCGGCCGCAAGGGTGTCTCGTACTACGGTTTCCGCGAGCGCAAGGTCGTGGATTCGTGGACCGGGTTCACCGACAGCCCGACCTACGCGGACGCCAAGCGGGTCGCCGCACCCCTGATCGAGTCCATCGAGAAGGAGACGGCCGAGGGCGGCGTCGACGAACTGCACATCGTCTTCACGGAGTTCGTGTCGATGATCACGCAGAGCGCGGTCGACAGCCGGATGCTGCCTCTCTCTCTCGACGAGGCCGCTGAGGGCGGGACACCCGCGGACAGTGCGAAGGGCGAGATCCTTCCGCTGTTCGACTTCGAGCCGTCGGCGGAGGACGTCCTCGACGCCCTGCTGCCGCGCTACGTCGAGAGCCGTGTCTACAACGCACTGCTTCAGTCGGCCGCTTCCGAGCACGCCGCCCGTCGCCGCGCGATGAAGTCGGCGACCGACAACGCCGGGGATCTCATCAAGAGCCTCACCCGGCTTGCCAACGCGGCCCGCCAGGCCGAAATCACCCAGGAAATCAGCGAGATCGTCGGTGGCGCGAGCGCCCTGGCCGACGCGACCGCGGGGAGTGACAGGTAA
- the atpA gene encoding F0F1 ATP synthase subunit alpha produces the protein MAELTIRPEEIRDALETFVQSYQPDAASREEVGTVSVAGDGIAKVEGLPSAMANELLKFEDGTLGLALNLEEREIGAIVLGEFNGIEEGQPVQRTGEVLAVGVGEGYLGRVVDPLGNPIDGLGDIETESRRALELQAPGVMVRKSVHEPMQTGYKAVDAMVPIGRGQRQLIIGDRQTGKTALAVDTIINQRDNWRTGDPSKQVRCIYVAIGQKGSTIASVRGALEEAGALEYTTIVAAPASDPAGFKYLAPYTGSAIGQHWMYAGKHVLIIFDDLSKQADAYRAVSLLLRRPPGREAYPGDVFYLHSRLLERCAKLSDDMGAGSMTGLPIVETKANDVSAFIPTNVISITDGQCFLESDLFNAGQRPALNVGISVSRVGGSAQHKAMKQVSGRLRVDLAQYRELEAFAAFGSDLDAASKASLERGKRMVELLKQGQYEPMPVEEQVVSVWAGTTGKMDDVPVGDIRRFETELLEHLRRERKELLTSIAEGGKMSDDTLTSIADAITAFKRQFETSDGQLLGEDAPAVNVSK, from the coding sequence ATGGCGGAGCTCACGATCCGGCCGGAGGAGATCCGGGACGCACTGGAGACGTTTGTCCAGTCGTACCAGCCGGACGCGGCCTCGCGCGAGGAGGTCGGTACGGTCAGCGTGGCCGGCGACGGTATCGCGAAGGTCGAGGGTCTTCCCTCGGCCATGGCGAACGAGCTGCTGAAGTTCGAGGACGGCACGCTCGGTCTTGCGCTGAACCTTGAAGAGCGCGAGATCGGCGCGATCGTTCTCGGCGAGTTCAACGGGATCGAGGAGGGCCAGCCGGTGCAGCGCACCGGTGAGGTGCTCGCGGTCGGCGTCGGCGAGGGCTACCTCGGCCGCGTCGTCGACCCGCTCGGCAACCCGATCGACGGCCTCGGCGACATCGAGACCGAAAGCCGCCGTGCGCTGGAGCTCCAGGCTCCCGGCGTCATGGTGCGCAAGTCCGTGCACGAGCCGATGCAGACCGGCTACAAGGCCGTCGACGCGATGGTGCCGATCGGCCGTGGCCAGCGTCAGCTGATCATCGGTGACCGGCAGACCGGCAAGACCGCGCTGGCCGTCGACACGATCATCAACCAGCGCGACAACTGGCGCACCGGCGACCCGTCGAAGCAGGTCCGCTGCATCTACGTCGCCATCGGCCAGAAGGGCTCCACCATCGCGTCCGTACGCGGTGCGCTGGAGGAGGCGGGTGCCCTGGAGTACACGACGATCGTCGCTGCTCCGGCTTCCGACCCGGCCGGCTTCAAGTACCTGGCGCCGTACACCGGCTCGGCCATCGGCCAGCACTGGATGTACGCCGGCAAGCACGTCCTGATCATCTTCGACGACCTCTCGAAGCAGGCCGACGCCTACCGTGCCGTGTCGCTGCTGCTGCGCCGTCCGCCGGGCCGTGAGGCCTACCCGGGCGACGTCTTCTACCTGCACTCCCGTCTGCTGGAGCGCTGTGCGAAGCTCTCCGACGACATGGGCGCCGGTTCGATGACGGGTCTCCCGATCGTCGAGACCAAGGCGAACGACGTGTCGGCGTTCATTCCGACCAACGTCATCTCCATCACCGACGGTCAGTGCTTCCTGGAGTCCGACCTGTTCAACGCCGGCCAGCGGCCCGCGCTGAACGTCGGTATCTCGGTCTCCCGTGTCGGTGGCTCCGCCCAGCACAAGGCCATGAAGCAGGTCTCCGGCCGGCTCCGTGTCGACCTCGCCCAGTACCGCGAGCTGGAGGCGTTCGCCGCCTTCGGTTCCGACCTGGACGCCGCGTCGAAGGCGTCGCTGGAGCGCGGTAAGCGCATGGTCGAGCTGCTGAAGCAGGGCCAGTACGAGCCGATGCCCGTCGAGGAGCAGGTCGTCTCCGTCTGGGCCGGTACCACCGGCAAGATGGACGACGTCCCGGTCGGCGACATCCGCCGCTTCGAGACCGAGCTGCTGGAGCACCTGCGCCGCGAGCGCAAGGAGCTCCTCACCTCGATCGCCGAGGGCGGCAAGATGTCGGACGACACGCTGACCTCGATCGCTGACGCGATCACCGCCTTCAAGCGGCAGTTCGAGACCTCGGACGGCCAGCTCCTGGGCGAGGACGCGCCGGCCGTCAACGTCTCCAAGTGA
- a CDS encoding F0F1 ATP synthase subunit delta yields MNGASREALASARERLDALTDSPSADAAKLADELASVTALLDREVSLRRVLTDPSQAGEAKAQLAGRLLSGQVSGDTADLVAGLVRSRWSQSRDLVDTVEELSSTADLTAAQQAGTLDNVEDELFRFGRIVTSSTGLRAALTDRTASVAAKSELLRSLLGGKADAVTERLIVRLVTQPRGRSLEAGLESLSRLAAERRDRTVAVITSAVPLSDGQKQRLGAVLAKLYGRRMHLNLDVDPAVLGGIQVRVGDEVINGSIADRLDEATRRMAG; encoded by the coding sequence ATGAACGGCGCGAGCCGCGAGGCACTGGCCTCCGCACGTGAGCGTCTCGACGCGCTGACCGACAGTCCGTCGGCCGACGCGGCGAAGCTCGCCGACGAGCTGGCCTCGGTCACCGCGCTGCTCGACCGCGAGGTTTCGCTGCGCCGGGTCCTCACCGACCCGTCGCAGGCCGGTGAGGCCAAGGCCCAGCTGGCCGGACGGCTGCTCAGCGGCCAGGTCAGCGGGGACACCGCCGACCTGGTGGCCGGTCTTGTCCGGTCCCGCTGGTCGCAGTCGCGCGACCTGGTCGACACGGTCGAGGAGCTCTCGTCCACCGCCGACCTCACCGCGGCTCAGCAGGCCGGCACGCTGGACAACGTGGAGGACGAACTGTTCCGGTTCGGCCGGATCGTCACCTCCAGCACCGGACTGCGGGCCGCGCTCACCGACCGCACCGCATCGGTCGCAGCCAAGAGCGAGCTGCTGCGCAGCCTGCTCGGCGGCAAGGCCGACGCGGTCACCGAGCGTCTGATCGTGCGCCTTGTGACCCAGCCGCGCGGACGTAGCCTGGAAGCGGGACTCGAGTCCCTGTCCAGGCTCGCCGCGGAGCGCAGGGACCGCACGGTCGCTGTCATCACCTCGGCGGTGCCGCTGAGCGACGGCCAGAAGCAGCGCCTCGGCGCCGTACTGGCCAAGCTGTACGGCCGCCGCATGCACCTCAACCTGGACGTGGACCCCGCGGTCCTCGGCGGGATCCAGGTGCGGGTCGGCGACGAAGTCATCAACGGCTCCATCGCTGACCGTCTCGACGAGGCGACTCGTCGGATGGCCGGCTGA
- a CDS encoding F0F1 ATP synthase subunit B: protein MNPLVQLAAEQENPLIPPIPELIIGFLAFVIVFGFLAKKLLPNINKVLDQRREAIEGGMEKADAAKLEAESVLEQYKAQLAEARHEAARLRQEAQEQGAALITEMRAEGQRQREEIIAAGHTQLAADRKQAAQSLRQDVGKLATDLAGKLVGESLEDHARQSRTVDRFLDELEEKAEAAR, encoded by the coding sequence GTGAACCCTCTGGTTCAGCTCGCGGCGGAGCAGGAAAACCCGCTCATTCCGCCGATCCCAGAGCTCATCATCGGCTTCCTCGCCTTTGTCATCGTCTTCGGTTTCCTCGCGAAGAAGCTGCTCCCGAACATCAACAAGGTTCTGGACCAGCGTCGCGAGGCCATCGAAGGCGGTATGGAGAAGGCGGACGCCGCCAAGCTCGAAGCCGAGAGCGTGCTTGAGCAGTACAAGGCTCAGCTCGCCGAAGCCCGGCACGAGGCCGCGCGGCTGCGCCAGGAGGCGCAGGAGCAGGGCGCCGCGCTCATCACTGAGATGCGTGCGGAGGGCCAGCGTCAGCGTGAGGAAATCATCGCTGCCGGTCACACCCAGCTCGCGGCCGACCGCAAGCAGGCCGCGCAGTCGCTGCGCCAGGACGTGGGCAAGCTCGCCACGGACCTGGCGGGCAAGCTCGTCGGCGAGTCCCTTGAGGACCACGCCCGGCAGAGCCGCACGGTCGACCGTTTCCTCGATGAGCTTGAGGAGAAGGCCGAGGCCGCTCGATGA
- a CDS encoding F0F1 ATP synthase subunit C, translating into MSVLQTLAAGVEIKGNLGSIGYGLAAIGPGVGVGIIFGNGTQALARQPEAAGLIRQNQILGFAFCEALALIGLVMPFVYPSA; encoded by the coding sequence ATGTCTGTTCTCCAGACCCTCGCCGCTGGCGTCGAAATCAAGGGCAACCTCGGCTCCATCGGTTACGGCCTCGCAGCCATTGGTCCCGGCGTCGGCGTCGGCATCATCTTCGGTAACGGTACTCAGGCCCTCGCCCGCCAGCCCGAGGCTGCCGGTCTGATCCGCCAGAACCAGATCCTCGGCTTCGCCTTCTGTGAGGCGCTCGCCCTTATCGGTCTGGTCATGCCGTTCGTCTACCCGAGCGCCTGA